A window from Zingiber officinale cultivar Zhangliang chromosome 7A, Zo_v1.1, whole genome shotgun sequence encodes these proteins:
- the LOC122000945 gene encoding SAGA-associated factor 11-like isoform X1 — translation MSALNDGSSSPRSQVTIEQRASRCFDDLLESIIVDVASECHRIARLGLDLNLEVEEEELRLSAQARMADPSCSSESNSKNVVDIFGQTHPPIASETFNCMNCGRPVTAGRFAPHLEKCMGKGRKALTKITRSTTIARNRHARGSPVTVYAPYSTSTNSNIVPEGTPRTAREEFAEYTFEEP, via the exons ATGTCCGCCCTCAATGATGGCAGTTCGTCCCCTCGATCTCAGGTCACCATTGAGCAG CGTGCCTCTCGATGCTTCGATGATCTCCTCGAATCCATCATCGTGGATGTCGCATCGGAATGCCATCGGATAGCGAGGTTGGGCCTAGACCTCAATCTGGAAGTGGAAGAGGAGGAGCTTCGGCTCTCCGCGCAAGCCCGGATGGCGGATCCTAGCTGCAGTAGTGAATCAAATAGCAAAAATGTGGTGGACATCTTCGGCCAGACTCATCCACCCATCGCTAGCGAGACCTTCAACTGCATGAACTGTGGTCGGCCTGTCACGGCTGGAAGGTTCGCTCCTCACCTAGAGAAGTGCATGGGCAAG GGCCGTAAGGCGCTCACGAAGATCACCAGAAGCACTACAATTGCAAGAAACCGGCATGCTCGTGGCAGTCCAGTGACGGTCTATGCTCCATATTCCACTAGTACTAACAGTAACATAGTTCCCGAAGGCACTCCAAGGACAGCCAGGGAGGAATTTGCAGAATACACATTCGAGGAGCCGTGA
- the LOC122000945 gene encoding SAGA-associated factor 11-like isoform X2: MSALNDGSSSPRSQRASRCFDDLLESIIVDVASECHRIARLGLDLNLEVEEEELRLSAQARMADPSCSSESNSKNVVDIFGQTHPPIASETFNCMNCGRPVTAGRFAPHLEKCMGKGRKALTKITRSTTIARNRHARGSPVTVYAPYSTSTNSNIVPEGTPRTAREEFAEYTFEEP; this comes from the exons ATGTCCGCCCTCAATGATGGCAGTTCGTCCCCTCGATCTCAG CGTGCCTCTCGATGCTTCGATGATCTCCTCGAATCCATCATCGTGGATGTCGCATCGGAATGCCATCGGATAGCGAGGTTGGGCCTAGACCTCAATCTGGAAGTGGAAGAGGAGGAGCTTCGGCTCTCCGCGCAAGCCCGGATGGCGGATCCTAGCTGCAGTAGTGAATCAAATAGCAAAAATGTGGTGGACATCTTCGGCCAGACTCATCCACCCATCGCTAGCGAGACCTTCAACTGCATGAACTGTGGTCGGCCTGTCACGGCTGGAAGGTTCGCTCCTCACCTAGAGAAGTGCATGGGCAAG GGCCGTAAGGCGCTCACGAAGATCACCAGAAGCACTACAATTGCAAGAAACCGGCATGCTCGTGGCAGTCCAGTGACGGTCTATGCTCCATATTCCACTAGTACTAACAGTAACATAGTTCCCGAAGGCACTCCAAGGACAGCCAGGGAGGAATTTGCAGAATACACATTCGAGGAGCCGTGA